The following coding sequences are from one Humulus lupulus chromosome X, drHumLupu1.1, whole genome shotgun sequence window:
- the LOC133806365 gene encoding pyrophosphate--fructose 6-phosphate 1-phosphotransferase subunit beta-like, whose amino-acid sequence MAAALVTNGDIPAPATGRVASIYSEVQASRIDHALPLPTVLRNPFKIVEGPPSSVAGNPDEIAKLFPQLFSQPSSLVVPSDFDSNDSQKKLKIGVVLSGGQAPRGHNVISGIFDYLQERAKGSVLYDFRGGPAGIMKDKYVELTPEYIYPYRNQWRSMIMCKDSCF is encoded by the exons ATGGCTGCGGCATTGGTTACTAACGGGGATATCCCGGCGCCGGCCACAGGCCGAGTTGCCTCCATCTACAGCGAGGTCCAGGCGAGTCGCATCGACCACGCCCTCCCTCTCCCTACCGTGCTCAGAAACCCCTTCAAGATCGTCGAAGGACCACCTAGTTCCGTGGCTGGCAATCCAG ATGAAATCGCAAAGCTTTTTCCTCAACTTTTCAGCCAACCATCTTCCTTGGTGGTGCCGAGCGATTTTGACTCTAACGATTCGCAGAAAAAGTTGAAAATTGGTGTCGTTTTGTCGGGAGGCCAGGCACCTAGAGGGCACAATGTCATTTCTGGAATTTTTG ATTACTTGCAGGAGCGTGCTAAAGGCAGCGTATTGTACGATTTCAGGGGAGGTCCAGCTGGAATCATGAAGGACAAGTATGTGGAACTTACACCAGAATATATTTACCCGTACAGAAACCAA TGGAGGTCCATGATCATGTGTAAAGATAGCTGCTTCTGA